The proteins below are encoded in one region of Scomber japonicus isolate fScoJap1 chromosome 24, fScoJap1.pri, whole genome shotgun sequence:
- the dph3 gene encoding DPH3 homolog produces MSVFHDEVEIEDFEFDEDTETFYFPCPCGDRFAITKEELENGEDVATCPSCSLIVKVIYDQDLFMSGEIIEAPSSSENKLELAQS; encoded by the exons ATGTCGGTGTTTCACGACGAAGTGGAGATCGAGGACTTTGAGTTTGACGAAGACACGGAGACGTTTTACTTCCCGTGTCCCTGCGGAGACAGGTTCGCCATCACTAAG gaggagctggagaatGGAGAGGACGTGGCGACGTGTCCGAGCTGCTCGCTCATCGTTAAAGTCATCTACGATCAG GACTTGTTCATGTCTGGAGAAATCATCGAGGCTCCGTCGTCATCGGAGAACAAACTGGAGCTGGCTCAGTCCTGA